CACCCGCTCATTCCCCCCGGAGGTCCGCCCGCCCCGGACCAACGAGATTCGCCGTCGTGGCTGGCCTTTCGTCCCCCGGCCGAAAGAGCTTTCGAGTCACCTCTACAGCTCCTCCGTCCGGCTTCGACCTACTCGGCTGCCCGCGACGGCGCAGTGGTCAAGCTACGGCACCGCGGGGCGCTCTGCAACCCGAAAGTTCACGCACTTTGCGACGTTGCGGCACACGACTTCCCATCATCTAGAGTTGCCGCCCATGCGCGTGTTCATCGTGAGCGACATGGAGGGCGTCGCCGGCATCACGAACTGGAGCGGGGTCGGCGCGGGCGACCCGCTCTACGAGGAGGGCCGCACCCTCTATACCGAGGAGATCAACGCCGCCGTCCGCGGCGCGCGGGCCGCCGGGGCGACCGAGGTCGTCGTCATGGACTGCCACGGCGCCGGCGGCGACCTGTCGTTCAACTCGCTGCGGCCCGACCTGCTCGACGACGGCTGCGAGTTCGTCGTCCAGCGCGAGTGGACCGAGTACACGGGCGCGCTCGAGGACGGCTGCGACGCCGCGCTCTTCGTCGGCATGCACGCGATGGCCGGCACCGCCGACGCGCAGATGAGCCACACCGTCTCCGGCACCCAGTGGCACGGCCTCTACTTCAACGGCCGCGAGATGGGGGAGACGGGAATCAACGCGGCGCTGTGCGGCACGTGGGGCTGCCCGGTCCTGCTCGTGACCGGCGATCAGGCCGCCTGCCGGGAGGGCAAGGAGCTGCTCGGCGACGGCCTCGAGACCGTCGAGGTGAAGACCGCGCTCGGCCGGTTCAGCGCCCGGCACAAGACGCCCAACGTGGCCCGCGCGATGATCGAGGAGGGGGCGAAGCGCGCGCTCGGCAACCTGAAGGCAGTGGCTCCCTACGACCCGGGCCGGCCGTGCGAGATCCGGGTCGAGTTCGCAAGCCCCGACCACGCCGAGCAGTTCCGCCACCACCCGGCCGTCGAGATCACCGACCCGCGCACGATCGTCAGCACCGGCCCCGACTGGTGGTCCGCCTGGCGCCAGTTCTACTTCTCGTTCCGGTGGCCGGACTGATGCCGCGCGACTACCCGACGGTGCTCGACCTGATCGGCGGCACGCCGCTCGTGCGTCTGCAGCGGGTCGCGCGCGACGTCGAGCCGACCGTGGTCGCGAAGCTCGAGTGGATGAACCCCGGCGGCTCGGTCAAGGACCGGATCGGCCTGCGCATGATCGAGGCGGCCGAGCGCGGGGGGCTCCTGAAGCCCGGAGGGACGATCGTCGAGCCGACCTCCGGCAACACCGGCGTCGGCCTCGCGATGGTCGCCGCGCTGCGCGGCTACCGGATGATCTTCGTCATGCCGGACAAGATGAGCCAGGAGAAGATCTCGCTCCTGCGCGCGTTCGGCGCCGAGGTGATCGTGTGTCCGACCGCCGTCGACGCCGCCTCGCCGGAGAGCTACTACTCGGTGTCGGACCGGCTGGCCGAGGAGATCCCGGGCGCGTTCAAGCCGAACCAGTACGCGAACGCCGCGAACCCCAAGGCCCACTACGACACGACCGGCCCGGAGATCTGGGAGCAGACGGGGGGCGAGCTCGACGCGCTCGTGATCTCCGTCGGCACCGGTGGAACGATCTCCGGCTCGGCCCGCTACCTGAAGGAGAAGAAGCCCGACCTGCTCGTCGTCGGCGCCGACCCGGAGGGCTCGATCTACTCGTCCGAGACCATGCACCCCTACCTGGTCGAGGGCATCGGAGAGGACTTCTGGCCCGAGACGTTCGACCCGGCGCTGGTCGACGAGTACGTCACCGTGTCCGACCGCGACTCGTTCCTGACCGCGCGGCGCATGGCCCGCGAGGAGGGCATGCTCGTCGGCGGGTCGGGCGGCACCGCGGTGCACGCGGCGCTCGAGGTCGCCGGCCGGTTCGGCCACGCCGCCACCATCGTGACGCTGATCCCCGACGGGGGCCGCGCCTATCTGAGCAAGTTCCTGAACGACAACTACATGCTCGAGTACGGCTTCCTCGAACGGTCTACGCCGGTGCCCACTGTCGAGCAGGTCGTGATCGCAAAGCACGGCCACGAGATGCCGGAGCTGGTCACGATCGAGGCCCACCACAAGGTGGGCGAGGCGATCGAGCTGATGCAGCGCTACTCGATCTCGCAGCTGCCGGTGGTGCGGACGCAGCCGCCGGAGTCGCTGGCCGACGTCGTTGGCGCGCTGCAGGACCGCGGCCTGCTCGACCGCGTCTTCAAGAACCCGGACGCGCTGCAGGACAACGTCGCCGAGGCGATGGGGCCGCCGCTCGCCGCCGTCCAGGACGGCGACTCGCTCGACCGCGTCTTCGCCGATCTCACCGCCGGCAGCCCCGCGGTCGTCGTCGTGCGCGGCGGCCGGCCGGCGGGCATGCTGACCCGCTCCGACCTGCTCGAGTTCCTGGCGCACCGGCGCGACGGCGGGTGACGCAGCTCGCCGCGGCGGCCCTGCGCCGGCATGTCGTCGCCGCGCAGGGCTACGCGACCCGGCTGCGCCGGGGCAAGGCCGCCGACGTCGAGGCCGTCGTCGGACGGCTGTCCTGCGTGCAGCTCGACTCGATCTCGACGGTCGCGCGCAGCCACCGGCTGACGCTGCTCTCGCGGGTCGGCACATATCCGGCCGGCACGGTGTCGAGGCTCATGCGCGCCGGACGCCTGTTCGAGTACTGGGCCCACGAGGCGTGTCTGCTCCCGATCGAGCACTGGCCGCTGATGCGCAGCTTCATGCGTGACCGCTCGCACCCGTGGTGGGGGCCGATCATCGAGCGCGAGCCGGCGCTGGCCGATCACGTGATGGGCGCGATCCGCGAGCGGGGCCCGCTGGGCTCGCGCGACTTCGAGGGCGAGCGCTCCGGCGGGATGTGGAACCTGAAGCCGGCCAAGCGGATGCTCGAGGCGCTCTGGAGCGCGGGCGACCTGGCGATCGCCGGCCGCGAGGGGTTCCAGCGCATGTACGACCTGCCCGAGCGGGTGATCCCCGACGCCGTCCTCGGGGCGCCGGTCCCCGACGAGGACGAGGTGCTGCGGCGGCTCGTCGTGCTGGCCGTGCGGGGCCGCGGGGCGCTGACCGAGGCGGGCGTCGTCGAGCACTGGCGCCTGAAGGGCGGGACCGCCCGGATCCGCGGGCCCGTCGCCGACGTCATCGCCGCCGGCGAGCTCGTCCGCGCCGAGGTCTCCGACGGCGGCGCCCCGGTCCTGCTCGCCGCGGACGCCGATCCCGAGGCGGCAACGCCGGCCGGGGCCGTCCTCCTCTCGCCGTTCGACAACCTGCTGTGGGACCGCCCCTTCGCGGAGCGGGTGCTCGGCTTCAAGCACCTGATCGAGGTCTACAAGCCGGCCCCCGAGCGGCGCTACGGCTACTACGTCCTGCCGGTCCTCGCCAACGACCGCATCGTCGGCCGGGCCGACATCAAGGCCGATCGGGCGGCGGGCACGCTGACGGCGAAGGCCTGGCACCCGGAGGGCCGCTTCCGCAGCACCGAGCCGCTCGAGCGGGCGCTGGCGCGGCTGGCCCGCCAGCTCGGCCTCACGCCCGTCACCACCTAGCCATCTAGACTCGCGACATGGACTTCGAGACCCGCGCCATCCACACCGGCCAGGAGCCCGACCCGCGCACGGGCGCTGTGGCCGTCCCGATCTACCAGACGTCGACCTACGCCCAGCAGGCCGTGGGCGAGTACGAGTACGACTACTCGCGCACACGAAACCCCACCCGCGACGCGCTGGAGGAGTGCCTGGCGTCGCTCGAGGCAGCGGCGCACGGCCTCGCCTTCGCGTCCGGCATGGCTGCCGCGACGACGGTGATGCACCTGATCGACCCGGCCAGGCGGGTGGTGTCGGTGAACGACGTGTACGGCGGCACGTACCGGCTCTTCTCCAAGGTGTACGAGCCGAAGGGCTACCGCTTCACCTACCTGTCCGCGGAGCAGTGCAACACCGAGCTCGCCGACCACCTCGGCGACGACACGGGCCTCGTCTGGCTGGAGACGCCGACGAACCCGCTCCTGAACGTGGTCGACCTGCGCGCGGCCGCCGATGCCGCGCACGCCGCCGGCGCGATCGTCGTCGTCGACAACACGTTCGCGTCGCCGTACCTGCAGCGGCCGATCGAGCACGGCGCCGACATCGTCGTGCACTCGACCACCAAGTACCTCGGCGGCCACTCGGACCTCATCGGCGGCTTCGCCGCGACCGACGACGACGCGCTCGCCGACCGGCTCGCGTTCCTGCAGAACTCGCTCGGGGGTGTGCCGGGCCCCCTGGACGCGTGGCTCGTGCTGCGCGGCCTGAAGACGCTCGGCGTGCGCATGCGCGCCCATTGCGAGAACGCCGCCCGGGTGGTCGAGTTCCTGCAAGGGCACCCGGGCGTCGAGACCGTGCTCTACCCGGGCCTGGCCGGCCACCCCGGCCACGCCATCGCCGCCCGCCAGATGGACGGCTTCGGCGGCATGGTCTCGTTCCTGGCGCCGTCCGAGGACGAGGCGGTCGCGCTCGTCGCCCGCACGAGGATCTGGACGCTGGCCGAGAGCCTGGGCGGCGTCGAGAGCCTGATCGAGCATCCCGGCCGCATGACCCACGCCTCGACCGCGGACTCGGCCTTCGCGACGCCGGGCACCCTCGTGCGGCTCTCGGTCGGGATCGAGTCGGCGGCAGACCTGATCGCCGACCTCGACCAGGCCCTGCGCGGCTAGGCTGCCGGACCCGCCAAGCGGGTCAGACCCCTTCTGGCGGGTCCCCCGGGATCAGCGAGTAGACGTACGCGTCGGCGCGGCGACCGGTGTCGCCGATGTCGAGGAAGTCGCGCAGGAGGCCCTCACGCCGGAAGCTCGACCGCTCGAGCACGCGCAGCGAGGCCCGGTTGCCCGGCTCGACGAGGGCCTCGATCCGCCGCAGCCCGGCCTCGGCGATCGCCCACCGCGTGAGCAGGCGCACCGCCGATGTCGCCAGGCCGCGGCGGCGGGCGCGGGCGAGCACCCAGTAGCCGATGCCGGCCGTGCCCGCCTGGGTCTCGAACGCCAGCCGCCCCTCGGACGGCCCGGCCACGGGTGCGACGCCCGGGCGGGGCCGGGCGTTCAGCGAGATGCACCCGAGCGGGTCACCGGAGGAGGCCTCGGCGATCGCGAGCGAGAGGCCGGCGCCGTCCGTCTGCCGCCGCAGCTGCATCTCGATCCAGGCCAGCGCGCTGCCGCTGTCGACGCCCTTCCCCTCGGCGGCGCAGGCCACGTCGGCGGACGTCCAGCGGCGCAGCACGACGTCGCCGGCGGCGAGGTCGGGCTCGGGGTAGGGGACCGCCGCCGTCAGGCCGCCATGTGCCTGTCGCCGCGCTCGTCGGCGCCCTCGTCCGCCTGCTCCTCCTCCTCGACGCGGCGGATCTCCGCCTCGACGGCGCGGCGGCTCACGCCGAACATCGACGCTGTCACGAGGACGAGGATGATGCCGGCGACTGCGGCGATCACGATGAGGTACGGCTCGGTCACGGGTCCCGCCTGCCCTTCGCCCTCGCCCGCGAAACACCTTCACGATAGGTTCCGGCTATGGCTCCGGCGTTCACGCTTCCGAGCACGAGGGGCGCGCCGGTGGCGCTGGCCGACCTGCTCGCGGCCGGTTCCGCCGTCGTCATGTTCGTCACCGACGACTGCCCCACCTGCGAGCTGGCGCTGCGGCGCCTGGCGGCCGCCGACGCCGAAGTCGCGGTCGTCTGCGAGGCCCCGCCGGCGGCCGCCTCCCGCCTCGCCGCGAGGACGGGTTTCCGCGGGCGGATGCTGTCCGAGCCGGCGCCGTACGAGACGTCGCGCGCCTACGGGCTCGAGGCGGTGCCGACGACGGTCGCGATCGCGCCGGGGGGCGAGGTGACCGAGACCGTGGTGGGCTGGGACGCGGCCGCGCTCTCGGCGCTGGTCGGGATCGACCTGGGCGGCGAGGCCCCGGCGCGCAAGCCCGGCTGCGCCGCCAAGTCGACCTACGACGCCGCCCAGCTCGCCGCCGACGCCGACACCGGCGGCGACGACCCGGAGGCGATGTTCGAGCTCGGCTGGACGGACGGCCTGCCGACCGTCGCGCCGACGCCCGAGCGGGTCGCCGCGATGCTGGACGGGCGCGACCCGGCGGTCTCGCTCGGCCCGGTGCCGCCCGGAATGGGCGAGGCGACGCTCGAGCGGGTGGCGGCCTGCGCCGTTCTGGCCGGCTGCCGGCCGGAGCACTTCGCCGTCGTCGAGGCGGCCGTGCGGGCGATGCTCGTGCCCGGCTTCAACCTGCACGGCCAGGCGGTGACGACCCAGCCCGCCGGCCAGATCGCCGTCGTCAACGGGCCGGTGCGGGCCGCCGCCGGGCTGAACTCACGTATGGGCGCGCTCGGGCCGGGGCCGCGCGCGAACGCCACCGTCGGCCGGGCGCTTCGGCTCGTCGTGGCCCTCACCGGCGAGGGCATGCCGGGCCGGCTCGACCGCTCCACCCTCGGCCAGGCGGGCAAGGTCGGCACCTGCATCGCCGAGGACGAGGAGCGCAGCCCCTGGCCGCCGCTCCACGTCGAGCGCGGACTGGCGGCCGGGGCATCGGCGGTCACGCTGCTCGCGGGCGACGCCCCGCTCTCGATCTCCGAGCACCGCAGTC
The window above is part of the Gaiellales bacterium genome. Proteins encoded here:
- a CDS encoding M55 family metallopeptidase, with product MRVFIVSDMEGVAGITNWSGVGAGDPLYEEGRTLYTEEINAAVRGARAAGATEVVVMDCHGAGGDLSFNSLRPDLLDDGCEFVVQREWTEYTGALEDGCDAALFVGMHAMAGTADAQMSHTVSGTQWHGLYFNGREMGETGINAALCGTWGCPVLLVTGDQAACREGKELLGDGLETVEVKTALGRFSARHKTPNVARAMIEEGAKRALGNLKAVAPYDPGRPCEIRVEFASPDHAEQFRHHPAVEITDPRTIVSTGPDWWSAWRQFYFSFRWPD
- a CDS encoding cystathionine beta-synthase; translation: MAGLMPRDYPTVLDLIGGTPLVRLQRVARDVEPTVVAKLEWMNPGGSVKDRIGLRMIEAAERGGLLKPGGTIVEPTSGNTGVGLAMVAALRGYRMIFVMPDKMSQEKISLLRAFGAEVIVCPTAVDAASPESYYSVSDRLAEEIPGAFKPNQYANAANPKAHYDTTGPEIWEQTGGELDALVISVGTGGTISGSARYLKEKKPDLLVVGADPEGSIYSSETMHPYLVEGIGEDFWPETFDPALVDEYVTVSDRDSFLTARRMAREEGMLVGGSGGTAVHAALEVAGRFGHAATIVTLIPDGGRAYLSKFLNDNYMLEYGFLERSTPVPTVEQVVIAKHGHEMPELVTIEAHHKVGEAIELMQRYSISQLPVVRTQPPESLADVVGALQDRGLLDRVFKNPDALQDNVAEAMGPPLAAVQDGDSLDRVFADLTAGSPAVVVVRGGRPAGMLTRSDLLEFLAHRRDGG
- a CDS encoding crosslink repair DNA glycosylase YcaQ family protein, which encodes MTQLAAAALRRHVVAAQGYATRLRRGKAADVEAVVGRLSCVQLDSISTVARSHRLTLLSRVGTYPAGTVSRLMRAGRLFEYWAHEACLLPIEHWPLMRSFMRDRSHPWWGPIIEREPALADHVMGAIRERGPLGSRDFEGERSGGMWNLKPAKRMLEALWSAGDLAIAGREGFQRMYDLPERVIPDAVLGAPVPDEDEVLRRLVVLAVRGRGALTEAGVVEHWRLKGGTARIRGPVADVIAAGELVRAEVSDGGAPVLLAADADPEAATPAGAVLLSPFDNLLWDRPFAERVLGFKHLIEVYKPAPERRYGYYVLPVLANDRIVGRADIKADRAAGTLTAKAWHPEGRFRSTEPLERALARLARQLGLTPVTT
- a CDS encoding cystathionine gamma-synthase; protein product: MDFETRAIHTGQEPDPRTGAVAVPIYQTSTYAQQAVGEYEYDYSRTRNPTRDALEECLASLEAAAHGLAFASGMAAATTVMHLIDPARRVVSVNDVYGGTYRLFSKVYEPKGYRFTYLSAEQCNTELADHLGDDTGLVWLETPTNPLLNVVDLRAAADAAHAAGAIVVVDNTFASPYLQRPIEHGADIVVHSTTKYLGGHSDLIGGFAATDDDALADRLAFLQNSLGGVPGPLDAWLVLRGLKTLGVRMRAHCENAARVVEFLQGHPGVETVLYPGLAGHPGHAIAARQMDGFGGMVSFLAPSEDEAVALVARTRIWTLAESLGGVESLIEHPGRMTHASTADSAFATPGTLVRLSVGIESAADLIADLDQALRG
- a CDS encoding GNAT family protein; this encodes MLRRWTSADVACAAEGKGVDSGSALAWIEMQLRRQTDGAGLSLAIAEASSGDPLGCISLNARPRPGVAPVAGPSEGRLAFETQAGTAGIGYWVLARARRRGLATSAVRLLTRWAIAEAGLRRIEALVEPGNRASLRVLERSSFRREGLLRDFLDIGDTGRRADAYVYSLIPGDPPEGV
- a CDS encoding redoxin family protein, translated to MAPAFTLPSTRGAPVALADLLAAGSAVVMFVTDDCPTCELALRRLAAADAEVAVVCEAPPAAASRLAARTGFRGRMLSEPAPYETSRAYGLEAVPTTVAIAPGGEVTETVVGWDAAALSALVGIDLGGEAPARKPGCAAKSTYDAAQLAADADTGGDDPEAMFELGWTDGLPTVAPTPERVAAMLDGRDPAVSLGPVPPGMGEATLERVAACAVLAGCRPEHFAVVEAAVRAMLVPGFNLHGQAVTTQPAGQIAVVNGPVRAAAGLNSRMGALGPGPRANATVGRALRLVVALTGEGMPGRLDRSTLGQAGKVGTCIAEDEERSPWPPLHVERGLAAGASAVTLLAGDAPLSISEHRSRTPEELAAALGWGAATLWSPNWWPIGAATLFVICPEHADTLAAGGWSKADVRHAIWETVQRPAGELRRGEFTDRVGQAADPELVPKWDSPDDILLIVAGGEAGRFSAVFGPCVGMDWSPVTQEVRCDT